The following proteins come from a genomic window of Campylobacter concisus:
- the pseC gene encoding UDP-4-amino-4,6-dideoxy-N-acetyl-beta-L-altrosamine transaminase: MIPYSRQQITEEDIKVVADALRDDILTGGQKVSKFEEELAKYVGVKHVIAMNSATSALHVAYLSLDVKAGDEVITTPITFAATANAALMAGAQVKFCDVKANGNIDEEKIPALITPKTKVITAVDYGGNPVELDKIINLAKKHGIKVIDDASHALGSVQNGVKVGVKADISIFSFHPVKPITTLEGGALATNDDELARLARLYRSHGITKTKLWDSDMSLLGYNYRITDVACALGLSQLKRLDSFIAKRNEIAKFYDEKFSGCEYFKTIKIPANTTSSRHLYPVLLDEKLWDKKEQIFEALLQKGVGVQVHYKPTYKFSFYKALLGEISLPNAEKFYNAELSLPCHHDMSIDDAKFVASMLFDVLKSFSE, encoded by the coding sequence ATGATACCTTACAGCCGTCAGCAGATCACAGAAGAAGATATAAAAGTAGTAGCAGATGCGCTAAGGGACGACATCTTAACAGGTGGCCAAAAGGTCAGTAAATTTGAAGAGGAGCTGGCAAAGTATGTTGGCGTAAAGCACGTGATCGCTATGAACTCAGCCACTTCGGCCCTTCACGTAGCCTATCTTAGCCTTGACGTAAAGGCTGGCGATGAAGTGATTACGACGCCCATCACCTTTGCAGCCACTGCAAATGCAGCTTTGATGGCAGGAGCGCAGGTCAAATTTTGCGACGTAAAAGCAAATGGTAACATCGATGAAGAGAAAATTCCAGCTCTAATCACACCAAAGACAAAGGTGATAACTGCGGTTGATTACGGTGGCAATCCAGTGGAGCTAGATAAGATCATAAATTTAGCTAAAAAACACGGCATAAAAGTGATAGACGACGCCTCTCACGCCCTTGGTAGCGTGCAAAATGGCGTAAAAGTTGGCGTTAAGGCTGATATTAGCATATTTAGCTTTCATCCAGTAAAGCCTATCACCACGCTTGAGGGCGGCGCACTTGCTACAAACGACGATGAGCTAGCAAGACTAGCAAGGCTATATAGAAGCCACGGCATCACCAAAACAAAGCTTTGGGATAGCGACATGAGCCTGCTTGGATACAACTACAGGATCACAGACGTAGCCTGCGCTTTGGGGCTTAGCCAGCTAAAAAGGCTGGATAGCTTTATCGCTAAAAGAAATGAGATAGCTAAATTTTATGATGAGAAATTTAGCGGGTGTGAATACTTTAAAACCATAAAAATCCCAGCAAATACAACTAGCTCAAGGCACCTATATCCAGTGCTTTTGGATGAGAAACTTTGGGATAAAAAAGAGCAAATTTTTGAAGCACTCTTACAAAAAGGCGTTGGCGTGCAGGTGCATTACAAGCCAACATATAAATTTAGCTTTTATAAAGCGCTACTTGGCGAAATTTCACTACCGAATGCGGAGAAATTTTATAACGCCGAGCTTAGCTTGCCGTGCCACCATGACATGAGCATAGATGATGCTAAATTTGTTGCAAGCATGCTTTTTGACGTGCTAAAAAGTTTTAGCGAGTAA
- the pseF gene encoding pseudaminic acid cytidylyltransferase — MICIIPARGGSKRIPGKNIKDFLGKPLITYSIEAALNSKVFSKVIVSTDDEMIANVAREFGANVPFFRDANLSDDYATSTDVIKDAIRRVNFGFSDVCCLYATAPLVTAEILKDAADEFKKQECKFLFSATAFDFPIQRAIKLDENARVSMFYPQFEKTRSQDLEPAFHDAGAFYFGKKEAWLECSALFAPHSKAYLLPRNLVCDIDTLEDFEFAKKLYLINNGKI; from the coding sequence ATGATCTGTATCATCCCAGCAAGAGGCGGCAGCAAGAGAATACCTGGCAAAAACATCAAAGACTTTTTAGGTAAGCCTTTAATCACATATAGTATCGAGGCTGCGCTAAATTCTAAAGTTTTTAGCAAAGTGATCGTAAGCACTGATGACGAAATGATCGCAAATGTGGCTAGAGAATTTGGAGCTAACGTGCCATTTTTTAGAGATGCAAACCTAAGTGATGACTACGCGACAAGTACTGACGTAATAAAAGACGCTATAAGGCGCGTAAATTTTGGCTTTAGTGACGTCTGTTGCCTTTATGCCACAGCACCGCTTGTAACGGCTGAAATTTTAAAAGATGCCGCAGACGAGTTTAAAAAGCAGGAGTGTAAATTTTTATTTTCAGCGACTGCGTTTGATTTCCCTATACAAAGGGCGATAAAACTTGATGAAAATGCTAGAGTTAGCATGTTTTACCCGCAGTTTGAAAAGACGCGCTCGCAAGATCTTGAGCCTGCGTTTCATGACGCTGGAGCATTTTATTTTGGTAAAAAAGAGGCTTGGCTGGAGTGTAGTGCTTTGTTTGCGCCACACTCAAAGGCGTATTTATTGCCAAGAAATTTAGTCTGCGACATCGATACACTAGAGGATTTTGAGTTTGCTAAAAAGCTTTATTTGATAAATAATGGAAAGATCTGA
- a CDS encoding flagellin B, translated as MSFRINTNVNALNTHANAVSNNTDLSKSLNKLSSGLRIQTAADDASGLSIADSLRSQASALGQAIANGNDAIGIIQVADKAMDEQLKILDTIKTKATQSAQDGQTTQSRQALQADIVRLMEELDNIGNTTSFNGQQLLNGTFSNKEFQIGAYSNQTVKASIGATTSDKIGLTRFESSRLLTAMGTVNLKFLNVDGVNDVGVTAATISTGIGKGLGALAENINKVADRTGVRATADVTWKASAAIGGGLIQSLTINGVKIGDLEVKANDANGALVNAINSVKDQTGVEASVDAETGKMVLTSRDGRAIVASGKDISKGLGGKGAAAKGTSLTGFVGRLNLVRLDGRDIKLNAGGVAKLSLAFSANGGAQQSVSLRDIRGQIDKTLATAMGFQRMSGALSVAQSAGVMTLRGAMAVMSIAESAQKTLDQVRSDLGSVQNQLQATVNNITVTQVNVKSAESQIRDVDFASESANFSKHNILAQSGAYAMSQANSVQQNVMKLLQ; from the coding sequence ATGAGTTTTCGTATTAACACAAACGTAAACGCACTTAACACACATGCTAACGCAGTTAGCAACAACACTGACCTATCTAAGTCACTTAACAAACTTAGCTCAGGTCTTAGGATTCAAACAGCTGCAGACGATGCTTCAGGTCTATCTATTGCAGATAGCTTAAGAAGTCAAGCTTCAGCTTTAGGTCAAGCTATTGCAAACGGTAATGATGCTATTGGTATCATTCAAGTTGCCGATAAAGCTATGGACGAGCAGCTAAAAATTCTTGATACTATCAAGACAAAAGCTACTCAATCAGCTCAAGACGGCCAAACAACTCAATCACGCCAAGCATTGCAAGCTGATATCGTTCGTCTAATGGAAGAGCTTGACAATATCGGTAACACTACTTCATTTAACGGTCAGCAACTACTAAACGGAACATTCTCTAATAAAGAGTTCCAAATAGGTGCTTACTCAAACCAAACTGTTAAAGCAAGTATTGGTGCGACTACGTCTGATAAGATCGGTCTTACACGTTTTGAGAGTTCAAGACTACTTACAGCTATGGGTACAGTAAATCTTAAATTCTTAAACGTTGATGGTGTAAATGATGTTGGCGTTACAGCTGCTACTATCTCAACAGGTATCGGTAAAGGTCTTGGTGCTCTAGCTGAGAATATCAACAAAGTTGCTGATAGAACTGGTGTTAGAGCTACAGCTGACGTTACTTGGAAAGCAAGCGCTGCTATTGGCGGTGGTTTAATTCAGTCTTTAACAATCAACGGTGTTAAAATTGGTGATCTAGAGGTTAAAGCAAATGATGCAAACGGTGCACTTGTAAATGCTATCAACTCTGTAAAAGACCAAACTGGTGTTGAAGCTTCTGTTGATGCTGAAACAGGTAAAATGGTACTAACAAGCCGTGATGGCCGTGCTATCGTAGCTTCTGGTAAAGACATCTCAAAGGGTCTTGGCGGTAAAGGTGCAGCTGCTAAAGGTACATCTTTAACTGGATTTGTAGGTAGACTAAACCTAGTTCGTCTTGATGGTAGAGATATCAAGCTAAATGCTGGTGGTGTTGCTAAACTATCTCTAGCATTCTCTGCTAATGGTGGTGCTCAACAATCAGTATCACTAAGAGATATAAGAGGTCAAATAGATAAAACTCTAGCAACAGCTATGGGCTTCCAAAGAATGAGTGGAGCTTTATCAGTAGCTCAGTCTGCTGGTGTTATGACACTTCGCGGTGCGATGGCTGTTATGAGTATCGCTGAGTCTGCTCAAAAAACACTTGATCAAGTTCGTTCAGACCTTGGTTCAGTTCAAAACCAACTTCAAGCTACAGTTAATAACATCACTGTAACTCAAGTTAACGTAAAATCAGCAGAGTCTCAAATCAGAGATGTTGATTTTGCTAGCGAGTCTGCTAACTTCTCAAAACATAACATCCTAGCTCAATCAGGTGCTTATGCTATGAGTCAAGCAAACAGCGTACAACAAAACGTAATGAAGCTTCTACAATAG
- a CDS encoding DUF3737 family protein → MQERKEEIFTGERAMFGAKSVNFTNCIFEDGESPLKHSSNLKLNECVFAYKYPLWYANDITLNGGYLESLARAGMWYSTNLSFKDVVINAPKSFRKSSQILLENVNFSDAGETLWGCTGVRIINVFARGDYFGANSENLEIDGLNLDGNYCFDGCKNIHITNSKLISKDAFWNCENVTAQNCLISGEYLAWNSKNVTLINCTIKSLQALCYVENLVVKDCIFMDTSLAFEYSSVDVSTSGAIKSIKNPKSGVIRAAEIDEIIIDESLVDTKGIKIIITEK, encoded by the coding sequence ATGCAAGAACGAAAAGAAGAAATTTTCACCGGCGAGCGTGCGATGTTTGGGGCAAAAAGTGTAAATTTTACAAACTGTATCTTTGAAGATGGCGAATCGCCGCTAAAGCACAGCTCAAATTTAAAGCTAAATGAGTGCGTTTTTGCCTACAAATACCCACTTTGGTACGCAAACGACATCACGCTAAATGGCGGATACTTGGAGTCTCTAGCAAGGGCTGGCATGTGGTACAGCACAAATTTAAGCTTCAAAGACGTGGTCATCAACGCTCCAAAAAGCTTTAGAAAAAGCTCGCAAATTTTGCTAGAAAATGTAAATTTTTCAGACGCTGGCGAGACACTTTGGGGATGTACGGGCGTTAGGATAATAAACGTCTTTGCTAGAGGCGATTACTTTGGGGCAAATAGCGAAAATTTAGAGATCGATGGGCTAAATTTAGACGGAAACTACTGCTTTGATGGTTGTAAAAATATCCATATCACAAACTCAAAGCTCATTTCAAAAGATGCATTTTGGAACTGCGAAAACGTGACCGCACAAAATTGTCTAATCTCAGGCGAATATCTAGCTTGGAACTCAAAAAATGTGACGCTTATAAACTGCACGATAAAGAGCTTGCAAGCCCTTTGCTACGTGGAAAATTTGGTCGTAAAAGATTGTATTTTTATGGATACGAGTCTTGCGTTTGAATATTCAAGTGTCGATGTGAGCACAAGCGGAGCGATAAAAAGCATAAAAAATCCAAAAAGTGGCGTGATAAGGGCAGCAGAGATAGATGAGATCATCATCGATGAAAGTTTAGTGGATACTAAAGGCATTAAGATAATTATTACTGAAAAATAA
- the pseI gene encoding pseudaminic acid synthase, whose protein sequence is MKIGNFDTDKKVFIIAELSANHSGSLKTAVDTIKAAKRAGADAIKLQTYTPDSLTLNSHLDDFVIKGGLWDGRNLYELYQEALTPKEWHAELFKVAKEEGLVCFSSPFCKDDTNFLEQFNPPAYKIASFEVTDYDFVEFVAKKGKPIIISTGIAYEEEIRDVVQICKNAGNSDIALLKCTSSYPAPLNGMNLQTIADMRKKFGVEVGFSDHTLGVTAPVVAISLGARIIEKHFILDKSVKSVDSAFSLDESEFALMTKCVREAEELLGKATYELDEKAVLNRRFSRSLYASADIKKGEIFSEQNIRSVRPGYGLHPKFLKELIGKKAKRDIKFSERLTKEDLI, encoded by the coding sequence ATGAAAATAGGAAATTTTGATACAGACAAAAAGGTCTTTATAATAGCAGAACTCTCCGCTAATCACAGCGGCAGCCTAAAAACGGCGGTAGATACGATAAAGGCAGCCAAGCGCGCTGGAGCTGACGCGATAAAGCTTCAGACATATACGCCTGATAGTTTGACTCTAAATTCGCACCTAGACGACTTTGTCATAAAGGGCGGACTTTGGGATGGAAGAAATTTATATGAGCTTTATCAAGAGGCGCTAACGCCAAAAGAGTGGCACGCCGAGCTTTTTAAAGTAGCAAAAGAAGAAGGACTTGTCTGCTTTTCAAGTCCATTTTGCAAGGATGACACCAACTTTTTAGAGCAGTTTAACCCACCAGCTTATAAGATCGCAAGCTTTGAAGTGACGGACTATGATTTTGTGGAGTTTGTAGCCAAAAAAGGCAAGCCCATCATCATCTCAACTGGTATAGCCTATGAAGAAGAGATAAGAGACGTGGTGCAAATTTGTAAAAATGCAGGCAATAGCGACATCGCCCTTTTAAAATGCACTTCAAGCTACCCAGCACCGCTAAATGGTATGAATTTGCAAACGATAGCTGATATGAGAAAGAAATTTGGCGTAGAGGTCGGCTTTTCAGATCATACATTAGGCGTGACAGCTCCAGTTGTTGCGATTAGTTTGGGTGCTAGGATAATTGAAAAGCATTTTATACTTGATAAAAGCGTAAAAAGCGTTGATAGCGCATTTAGTCTTGATGAGAGCGAATTTGCTCTTATGACAAAGTGTGTCAGAGAGGCTGAGGAGCTTTTGGGCAAGGCAACCTACGAGCTAGACGAAAAAGCGGTTTTAAACAGGAGATTTTCACGTTCACTTTATGCGAGTGCAGATATAAAAAAAGGTGAAATTTTTAGCGAGCAAAATATAAGGAGCGTGCGTCCGGGGTACGGCCTGCACCCTAAATTTTTAAAAGAGCTGATCGGCAAAAAAGCAAAAAGAGATATAAAATTTAGCGAGAGATTAACAAAGGAGGATTTGATATGA
- the dcd gene encoding dCTP deaminase, with protein sequence MGLKSDSWIRKMSVEKNMIVPFAEEQVGRGVVSYGVSSYGYDIRVGDEFKIFTNIGGTVVDPKNFDEKNVVDFKGDVCIVPPNSFALARTIEYFNMPDNVLAICLGKSTYARCGIIVNVTPFEPGFKGHITIEISNTTPLPAKIYANEGIAQVLFIEGDEPCEVTYADKNGKYQAQEGITLPRILK encoded by the coding sequence ATGGGTTTAAAGTCAGACTCTTGGATAAGAAAAATGTCGGTTGAGAAAAATATGATAGTGCCATTTGCCGAGGAGCAAGTGGGTCGTGGCGTCGTTAGTTACGGCGTTTCTAGCTACGGCTACGATATCCGCGTTGGTGATGAATTTAAAATTTTTACAAACATCGGCGGGACCGTGGTCGATCCAAAAAATTTCGACGAAAAAAACGTGGTCGATTTTAAGGGCGACGTCTGCATCGTTCCGCCGAATTCATTCGCTCTAGCGCGCACGATCGAGTACTTTAACATGCCCGATAACGTACTAGCCATCTGCCTAGGCAAAAGCACCTACGCAAGGTGCGGTATCATCGTAAACGTCACGCCTTTTGAGCCCGGATTTAAGGGGCACATCACGATCGAGATATCAAATACAACGCCACTTCCTGCAAAAATTTATGCGAACGAAGGCATCGCGCAGGTGCTATTTATCGAGGGTGATGAGCCTTGCGAGGTAACCTATGCTGACAAAAATGGCAAATACCAAGCCCAAGAAGGTATCACACTACCTAGAATTTTGAAATAA
- a CDS encoding motility associated factor glycosyltransferase family protein, translated as MNNKNDKASNKKAKLSKDNVSNIQNPIFQKNLQALFQQDEILAARLWSIAGNEDYEIFIGKDPIDINLINKHTFKYIYENPGADILKLLEDIESDYKRYPILFFYGLGNGVLYKALAKNETHQKIVVIEPEIEIIYLVLNVIDLSSELESGQIILFYSKFATYTHFYYLVTEAKLNSYAKTYDNLMIHMPFYDQFEEDYIRINKEITRAFSQIVVAHGNSIDDLLLGTRQNCENLVPMISNYCYTSLVKKRYGLMDTAIIVSTGPSLDKQLNTLKKFAPYVSIISVDASYPILARHDIKPDYVMSIERIEPTSSFFEKKHPNIDDNIHFIVASVTHKQTIKNILPRKLVLTMRPQQEEYMFGLKRYGYLGVGHSCANMAYQLAYVLGHKNIVFIGQDLAFGKDGASHAKGHAFAQADENLYVKAYGGEGEVKTTYVWTLFKNQFENDIAQSSLENIKSYNCTEGGARIEGTIEKPFLEVMHELCKGKEIKKLPNIKKDSETTINKNLLKAYKVILAKIKAQSEVKQQIEKVFLEVVPSIDKLLELNKENKIEKKHFDELLKITKKIDKLKDVIAKRNYQKYVDNILQISVYYQELELAKISVAPSDTTIQKTNKLLMWVNMHKYWMFSAAGGLNADIEVTKKASKALVAELKKRKLITKNEIGKAKENFILSI; from the coding sequence ATGAACAATAAAAACGATAAGGCATCCAATAAAAAGGCAAAACTATCTAAAGATAATGTATCAAATATCCAAAATCCTATCTTTCAAAAAAACCTTCAAGCACTATTTCAACAAGATGAAATTCTAGCAGCAAGGCTTTGGTCTATTGCTGGAAATGAAGACTATGAAATTTTTATAGGAAAAGATCCGATTGATATAAATTTAATAAACAAGCATACTTTTAAATATATCTATGAAAATCCTGGAGCAGACATTTTAAAGCTGCTTGAAGATATAGAAAGTGACTATAAACGTTATCCGATACTATTTTTTTATGGACTGGGCAATGGCGTACTCTATAAAGCATTAGCAAAAAATGAAACGCATCAAAAAATCGTAGTCATAGAGCCAGAGATCGAGATCATATATCTTGTTTTAAATGTTATTGATCTATCAAGCGAACTAGAAAGTGGGCAGATAATACTTTTTTATTCAAAATTTGCAACCTATACACATTTTTATTATTTGGTTACGGAAGCTAAACTAAACTCATATGCAAAAACCTATGATAATCTTATGATTCATATGCCTTTTTATGATCAATTTGAAGAGGACTACATAAGAATAAATAAAGAGATTACAAGAGCATTTTCTCAAATAGTAGTTGCTCACGGCAATAGCATAGACGATCTTTTATTAGGCACAAGACAAAATTGTGAAAATTTAGTGCCTATGATTAGCAATTATTGCTACACAAGTCTTGTTAAAAAAAGATATGGTCTTATGGATACAGCTATAATTGTATCAACTGGTCCAAGCCTAGATAAACAGCTTAATACGCTTAAAAAATTTGCTCCATATGTTAGCATTATAAGTGTTGATGCCTCTTATCCAATCCTTGCAAGGCATGATATCAAGCCTGATTATGTAATGTCGATTGAAAGAATAGAACCAACTTCTAGTTTTTTTGAAAAAAAGCATCCAAATATTGATGACAATATACACTTTATTGTTGCCTCAGTTACACACAAGCAAACCATTAAAAATATCTTGCCAAGAAAACTAGTACTAACTATGAGACCTCAACAAGAGGAGTATATGTTTGGTCTAAAAAGATATGGATATTTGGGCGTGGGACATAGTTGTGCAAACATGGCCTACCAGCTAGCCTATGTCTTAGGACATAAAAATATCGTTTTCATAGGACAGGATCTAGCATTTGGTAAAGATGGGGCGAGCCATGCAAAAGGTCACGCTTTTGCACAAGCGGATGAAAATTTATATGTTAAAGCCTATGGCGGAGAGGGAGAGGTTAAAACAACATATGTTTGGACTCTATTTAAAAATCAGTTTGAAAATGATATCGCCCAATCAAGCTTAGAGAATATAAAATCATATAACTGTACCGAAGGTGGTGCTAGAATAGAAGGCACTATAGAAAAGCCGTTTTTAGAAGTAATGCATGAGCTTTGCAAAGGCAAAGAGATTAAAAAACTGCCTAATATAAAAAAAGATAGTGAAACGACGATAAATAAAAACCTTTTAAAAGCTTATAAAGTCATACTTGCAAAAATAAAAGCTCAAAGTGAAGTCAAACAACAAATAGAAAAAGTCTTTTTAGAAGTAGTGCCTAGTATAGATAAATTGCTTGAGCTCAATAAAGAAAATAAAATAGAAAAGAAACACTTTGATGAGCTTCTTAAAATAACAAAAAAGATAGATAAGCTAAAAGATGTAATCGCAAAACGTAATTATCAAAAATATGTAGATAATATATTGCAAATTTCAGTCTACTATCAAGAACTTGAGCTTGCAAAAATTTCTGTAGCACCAAGTGACACAACCATCCAAAAAACCAACAAGCTTCTTATGTGGGTAAATATGCACAAGTACTGGATGTTCTCCGCAGCTGGCGGACTAAATGCCGACATCGAAGTTACTAAAAAAGCTTCAAAAGCACTTGTTGCTGAGCTAAAAAAGAGAAAACTAATAACTAAAAATGAGATAGGAAAAGCAAAAGAAAATTTTATACTGAGTATATAA
- the pseH gene encoding UDP-4-amino-4,6-dideoxy-N-acetyl-beta-L-altrosamine N-acetyltransferase, with product MLKLINFTSLNGEQKLMVLKWRNDERIAKFMKNKSVGKAEHFAFLERLKSIQDKIYFLVKDESEFVGVVSFVDITKESCEFGVYKNPELKGVGKKLLDLIKEYAFFTLKVGSLKAKAYNNNEKALALYENFGFKIYAKDDEFSYLELKNETD from the coding sequence TTGCTTAAGCTTATAAATTTTACCTCGCTTAATGGCGAGCAAAAGCTGATGGTGTTAAAGTGGCGAAATGACGAGCGTATAGCTAAATTTATGAAAAACAAAAGTGTTGGCAAAGCGGAGCATTTTGCTTTTTTAGAGAGATTAAAGAGCATTCAAGATAAGATCTATTTTCTAGTAAAAGACGAGAGTGAATTTGTCGGAGTGGTGAGCTTTGTTGATATCACGAAAGAAAGCTGCGAATTTGGCGTTTATAAAAACCCAGAGCTAAAAGGGGTGGGTAAAAAGCTGCTTGATCTCATAAAAGAGTACGCATTTTTTACGTTAAAAGTTGGCTCGCTAAAGGCTAAAGCTTATAATAACAACGAAAAAGCGCTCGCACTTTATGAAAATTTTGGCTTTAAGATTTATGCAAAAGATGATGAATTTAGCTATCTTGAGCTTAAAAACGAAACGGACTAA
- the pseB gene encoding UDP-N-acetylglucosamine 4,6-dehydratase (inverting), whose protein sequence is MFNNKSILITGGTGSFGKKYTEILLKKYKPKRLVIYSRDELKQYEMAQIFRDKAMRFFIGDVRDYKRLRTAMSGIDYVIHAAAMKHVPIAEYNPMECIKTNINGAQNVIDAALECSVSKVIALSTDKACNPVNLYGATKLASDKLFVAANNIVGEKKTRFSVVRYGNVVGSRGSVVPLFKKLITQGEKELPVTHEKMTRFWITLEQGVNFVLKNFERMKGGEIFIPKIPSMTMIDLAKTLAPDLGIKIIGIRPGEKMHEMMISRDDAHLTYEFDDYYVISPSIQFTTAQDFSTNALNQKGKPVSEDFEYSSNTNKIWLDRAGLLEMIGDVK, encoded by the coding sequence ATGTTTAACAACAAATCGATATTGATCACTGGCGGAACAGGAAGTTTTGGTAAAAAATACACCGAAATTTTGCTAAAAAAATATAAGCCAAAAAGGCTAGTTATCTACTCACGCGACGAACTAAAGCAGTATGAAATGGCTCAAATATTTAGAGACAAGGCTATGCGTTTTTTTATAGGTGATGTGAGAGATTATAAGCGCTTAAGAACTGCGATGAGTGGCATAGACTACGTCATTCACGCAGCTGCGATGAAACACGTACCAATCGCAGAATATAACCCAATGGAGTGCATCAAAACCAACATCAACGGTGCTCAAAATGTCATCGACGCGGCGCTTGAGTGCAGCGTGAGCAAGGTCATCGCACTCTCAACTGACAAAGCATGCAACCCAGTAAATTTATACGGCGCTACAAAACTAGCGAGCGACAAACTATTTGTCGCTGCAAACAACATCGTCGGTGAGAAAAAGACTAGATTTAGTGTCGTGAGATATGGAAACGTCGTTGGCTCACGTGGCTCAGTCGTACCGCTTTTTAAAAAGCTAATCACACAAGGAGAAAAAGAGCTGCCAGTCACTCATGAAAAGATGACTAGGTTTTGGATCACGCTTGAGCAAGGTGTAAATTTCGTCCTTAAAAACTTTGAGAGGATGAAAGGTGGCGAAATTTTCATACCAAAAATTCCTTCTATGACGATGATTGATCTTGCAAAGACCCTTGCACCAGATCTTGGCATCAAAATCATAGGTATTCGCCCGGGGGAAAAGATGCATGAGATGATGATCTCAAGAGATGACGCACATTTAACCTATGAATTTGATGATTATTATGTGATAAGCCCGTCTATTCAGTTCACAACAGCACAGGACTTTTCAACAAATGCGCTAAATCAAAAGGGCAAACCAGTGAGCGAGGACTTTGAGTATAGCTCAAATACAAATAAAATTTGGCTCGATAGAGCAGGCCTTCTTGAGATGATAGGAGATGTTAAATGA
- the pseG gene encoding UDP-2,4-diacetamido-2,4,6-trideoxy-beta-L-altropyranose hydrolase, with protein sequence MKVFKGLSRLKTLVRADSSSKIGHGHIRRDLLLAKKFSDISFASLRLDGDIFDEINYPKFSLTSGEIDELCELIKDNKFELLIIDHYGFSFEDERAIKEKTGVKILSFDDTYEKHCSDYILNVNLYAQKAKYERLVEKSCEVFCGSEFLLVRDEFYEEVQVKREKIYDYTIILGGTDISGLSAKISEKLLLKNLKTAVITTSGNKNLSVLKELSSKSENFSLFVDSKNVARLMNEAKMLIITASSLVNEAYVLGAKFKAICVADNQKEIFAWLKENGYEAFWGDEICLSL encoded by the coding sequence TTGAAAGTATTTAAAGGACTCTCACGCCTAAAAACACTCGTGCGTGCTGATAGTAGCAGCAAGATAGGCCATGGGCACATTAGACGAGACCTTTTGCTTGCTAAAAAATTTAGCGACATCTCATTTGCATCTTTGAGGCTAGATGGTGACATTTTTGATGAGATAAACTACCCTAAATTTAGCTTAACAAGTGGCGAGATAGATGAGCTTTGCGAGCTTATAAAAGATAATAAATTTGAGCTTCTTATCATCGACCACTACGGCTTTAGCTTTGAAGACGAAAGAGCCATAAAAGAAAAAACTGGCGTTAAAATTTTATCATTTGACGACACTTATGAAAAACATTGCTCAGACTACATTTTAAACGTAAATTTATATGCGCAAAAGGCAAAATATGAGAGGCTGGTAGAAAAAAGCTGCGAGGTATTTTGCGGAAGTGAGTTTTTGCTAGTTAGAGATGAGTTTTATGAAGAAGTGCAGGTAAAAAGGGAGAAAATTTACGACTATACTATCATTCTTGGAGGCACTGATATCTCAGGGCTAAGTGCAAAAATTTCAGAAAAACTGCTCCTTAAAAACCTAAAAACAGCTGTCATAACAACAAGTGGAAATAAAAACTTAAGCGTTCTAAAAGAGCTATCAAGCAAGAGCGAAAATTTCAGCCTTTTTGTAGATAGTAAAAACGTAGCAAGGCTGATGAATGAGGCCAAAATGCTCATCATAACAGCAAGCTCGCTCGTAAATGAAGCTTACGTTTTGGGAGCTAAATTTAAAGCCATTTGCGTAGCGGATAATCAAAAAGAGATATTTGCCTGGCTCAAAGAAAATGGCTATGAAGCTTTTTGGGGAGATGAAATTTGCTTAAGCTTATAA